CctttccttttgtttggatCAGTTTACCATTTCCGACAGCTGACTTTAAGTACCTCTTGATAAATGGTGCAAGTTTCTGGGCATCGCACTTGTATGTGGCactaatatattttttgattgccaGTAGTGAGGAGCCACCACGTTcctttaagtttttaatcgaAGCGTCTACCATTTGTTGAGTTGGTGGATGCGATGGTGGAGCAGTTGATTTTTTGGCCTTTGTTGACGACGCTGCCGATGTTTTTTTGGCAGCCACCTTCTTATCAACTGATGCCGTTGCTGGTGCTGTTGGGCCAGCCACAGGagatgctgatgttgctgctactgAATCAGACATTATACACTTTATtatcaaacaaatatatatcaccaaatacacttttaaatataatgaTTGTATGAAAATTTCGCTATGACATAGGCCCTCATTCAAATGAGAATCGAGGAGGACGGCCGTATGAACATGTCTTTGGTATTGGAcgattaaaatgttttagttttgttaaaTAGTGCTCGTATATTGCTGTTTTCACtcttaataataacaaaatttataaaaattattttctcacaatattaataattgttgtagaatttatattccaatatttttttatatataatttcatgGATTCATTTTGAATAGGCAATCAAATTTCAACTATATGTATTACAGAATGCAATTTTCCCATGTAACCctacataaaaaatagaaaaaatcaaaattttaaaaaaattattcatttgttatgaaatttcaacaatttactttagataataatcaaaaaatttagagttatataatttattcatATTCTAAAATTGTATTGTAATTGACTCTATGCGGTGAAAAATTACCAATTTGCAAAGTGCATGCATATTAGTTTTTGgtattgaaaaaataaaaatatttattaaaaagaaatcaaaaaattaatatttatataattgtttttttaattaactttattatttaatttgttgctaATGCCATAAACAGTGTGCTAAAATTAAACTATTATAATTATTCCTGTTAGTAGAACCATCAATTgaagaaatttgtatacacTTTTTTTGTTAGCTAACaggcaaaataataatacaataaataattattaatcatttaaaaatCTTGCTAAGCCTAACAATTAAACTAAACGTGTAGGatggaaaaaattattttttttattttattttaatttaggtaatttaaaaatccaatattgatttttatgctttttatatttattataaattaatgttgTGTCCTTGCGCTTTTTGATTAGtatatacaaaatcaaaattgattAAGTTCAAATCGATCTGTATATAAATGTCAGacctttaaaaatataaacaaaaatgattgAATATTAAAGCTGGATATCTATATGACTAGTACATAACCATTATATGCCCAATATAACggttttataataattaaatgacatatataatatatttatactcaTAACCGAATAAAACACATTgaataataaatcaagtttaattaagaaaataataatctcAATATCGACATGACTAGTTTGTGGTCCTGAAAAGGACCGATTTGTATTAAAAATGCGCTTTGCGTTAAAATTGTGTTCGAAATAGTTACTCTGACGGTAACTACACGAGTAGATTTAATTTAAGCACGCTCGCCTCGAATACGTCTGGCTAGTTGAATATCCTTAGGCATTATGGTCACTCGTTTGGCATGGATTGCACACAAGTTAGTATCTTCAAATAGGCCAACCAAATAGGCTTCGCTAGCTTCTTGTAAAGCCATAACTGCAGAACTCTGGAAACGCAAGTCGGTTTTAAAGTCCTGAGCGATTTCACGCACTAAACGCTGGAATGGCAATTTGCGAATGAGCAGTTCTGTGCTCTTCTGGTAACGACGGATTTCACGGAGGGCAACAGTACCGGGACGGTAACGATGTGGTTTCTTTACACCACCGGTTGCTGGAGCACTCTTACGTGCTGCTTTAGTAGCCAGCTGCTTCCTTGGCGCCTTGCCACCAGTCGATTTTCGAGCAGTTTGCTTAGTACGAGCCATGTTTTCactacacttttttttttttttatgttcacTCTTCACTGTtcaaaacacaataaacaagCCAGCTCGTTTGGTGCCTGCTTTTATAGCAAAATCAGGGTGGgttagaaagagaaagagagaaaaacattCGCGTTCACTTTCTGACGAAGCATCTGAGCGAGATGCAACATATTTCTTACTCTCTCgtgttttcttgatttttggtaTAAATAGAAGCGATGGCAACACATACAGCATTAGTTTATTTCTGACTCTTGTGCAGTGCGTTTAtagtgaaaagtgaaaaataaaaatgactgGTCGTGGCAAAGGTGGAAAAGGATTGGGAAAGGGTGGTGCTAAGCGTCATCGTAAAGTATTGCGTGATAATATTCAAGGTATCACGAAGCCCGCTATCCGCCGTTTGGCTCGTCGTGGCGGTGTGAAGCGAATTTCTGGTCTTATCTATGAGGAAACTCGTGGTGTCCTAAAGGTATTTCTTGAAAATGTAATCCGCGATGCAGTAACCTACACGGAACATGCCAAAAGGAAGACAGTCACTGCGATGGATGTTGTATACGCATTGAAGAGACAGGGCCGCACTCTTTATGGATTCGGtggttaaaatatttataaacaccAAAATGTATTAACTACAAATTATGCCCTTCAAAAAATCGGTCCTTTTCAGGACCACTAAAGTTattaatcaaaagagaaaagaaaaaaatagtatGTGTTCTtgttttatcaattttaaattttataataaaaaaaataaaaccggtttaataatcatttgagtttatacatatgtatatacatgtacaaaattaataaaattattattaaaaaaaaacaacaaaacacaaagaaTTTATACACAAAATCTCCATATTTTTAGTTGCATAAGAACCGAATctacaatataaaattattaatattaaactaTCTGATGTGTCAAACAAATAATGAACgatgaaacaaacaaatatattgaatatgtacatatctctaatgtaaataaataaagcaaattgtcacatatgcacatatacatagattccGTAAGGCTCTccttacacatacacatacaatttATATGCATGGATGGAAAACtgtattaatttcttttaattttttggtcGTCCTGAAAAGGACGGTTGTTTATGTTTGTTGTATGTACAAAgttgtattattttaaagCAAGTATTAATTGGTTTAAGCCTTCTTTTCGGTTTTCTTGGGCAGAAGTACAGCCTGAATGTTGGGTAGCACACCACCCTGTGCAATGGTTACGCCAGAaagcaatttgtttaattCCTCATCGTTGCGAATGGCCAATTGTAGATGACGAGGTATAATTCTGGTCTTTTTGTTGTCTCGTGCAGCATTACCAGCCAACTCAAGAACTTCAGCCGCCAAATATTCCATAACAGCAGCCAAATATACTGGAGCGCCAGCACCAACACGCTCGGCATAATTTCCTTTACGGAGTAAACGGTGAATACGGCCAACAGGAAACTGGAGCCCAGCTCGGTTCGAGCGAGACTTTGCCTTTCCCTTCACTTTGCCACCTTTACCACGACCAGACatattagaatttttttttttttttctgttttacacACTGTTCACTTTTCACACACaaatgttgatgttgatgtggTACATTGTCGTTTTATTTATACCTTTTCCAAAGACACACTCGCTCAACTAGGGGTTGATactcaataaatatatttatccaGAAAGcgatgcacaaaaaaaaagtgaattgtgttttgtgaaatttaaattattgaatttGAAGTGAGAAATGCCGCCAAAAACTAGTGGAAAAGCAGCCAAGAAGGCTGGCAAGGCTCAAAAGAACATCACCAAGAATGACAAAAGAAGAAGCGCAAGCGTAAGGAGAGCTATGCTATTTACATTTACAAAGTGTTAAAGCAAGTCCACCCAGACACTGGTATTTCTTCAAAAGCAATGAGCATAATGAATAGCTTTGTAAACGATATTTTTGAACGTATTGCTGCTGAGGCCTCCCGCTTGGCCCACTACAATAAGAGGTCGACCATCACCAGTCGCGAAATCCAAACGGCTGTTCGTTTGCTTTTGCCGGGTGAGCTTGCTAAGCACGCTGTTAGTGAGGGAACAAAAGCTGTCACCAAGTATACCagctcaaaataaaaatgtcccTAGCTTAAACACACGCTtcctattaaaaaaaaggccCTTTTCAGGGCcacaattttatattaaaaaagaattaagatatttttaatgGATATTGCAAAATACATGCAGCCAGTGGTAATGTGGATAAAAatcattgttgttatttttattttaaccatTTCTGTTTATTGCAAGgctaaactgaaaaaaaaaatgcacctacattaaatcaaaaagaCTCGTACAATATTAATATCTGTGTATGTTgctaatatgtacatacgtatgtatgaatgtatgtaaattacatatttgtaatttttagaaaatttgattttttttttctcttgttatATGGAATTGTAGCCCTGAGAAGGGCtgtgtttaaataaaattttagattttcgtattcgatatctaaaattttttcaatattacgATTGCAATAAAGTATTAATTATTTACTTCTTGCTAGCAGTTGTCTTGGCTTTTGGCTTCTTGAcggtagcagcagcagctgcctttTTGGTTGCCTTTTTTGGTTTAGCCGATGATACGGCAACTGTTTTAGCTTTTGGCTTAGTTGAACTCGACTTAGATTTCGATGCGACAGGTTTGGATTTTACAGTTCCTGTTTTCTTAGCATCCTTTACCTTTaccttttcacttttctttttctcggCTGTCTTTTTGGCCTTTGGTTTCTTATCAACAGAGCCAGCACcagttatttttttgctaCCGATTGCTTTCTTTTTAGCTGCTGCTGATTGAGTTACCTTTTTcggtttgcttttcttttctacAGAGGCAACCTTTGGCTTCGGTTCCTTTTTAGCGGCAGCAGACAGTTTAAATGAACCAGAGGCACCctttccttttgtttggatCAGTTTACCATTTCCGACAGCTGACTTTAAGTACCTCTTGATAAATGGTGCAAGTTTCTGGGCATCGCACTTGTATGTGGCactaatatattttttgattgccaGTAGTGAGGAGCCACCACGTTcctttaagtttttaatcgaAGCGTCTACCATTTGTTGAGTTGGTGGATGCGATGGTGGAGCAGTTGATTTTTTGGCCTTTGTTGACGACGCTGCCGATGTTTTTTTGGCAGCCACCTTCTTATCAACTGATGCCGTTGCTGGTGCTGTTGGGCCAGCCACAGGagatgctgatgttgctgctactgAATCAGACATTATACACTTTATtatcaaacaaatatatatcaccaaatacacttttaaatataatgaTTGTATGAAAATTTCGCTATGACATAGGCCCTCATTCAAATGAGAATCGAGGAGGACGGCCGTATGAACATGTCTTTGGTATTGGAcgattaaaatgttttagttttgttaaaTAGTGCTCGTATATTGCTGTTTTCACtcttaataataacaaaatttataaaaattattttctcacaatattaataattgttgtagaatttatattccaatatttttttatatataatttcatgGATTCATTTTGAATAGGCAATCAAATTTCAACTATATGTATTACAGAATGCAATTTTCCCATGTAACCctacataaaaaatagaaaaaatcaaaattttaaaaaaattattcatttgttataaaatttcaacaatttactttagataataatcaaaaaatttagagttatataatttattcatATTCTAAAATTGTATTGTAATTGACTCTATGCGGTGAAAAATTACCAATTTTGCAAAGTGCATGCAATATTAGTTTTTGgtattgaaaaaataaaaatatttattaaaaagaaatcaaaaaattaatatttatataattgtttttttaattaactttattatttaatttgttgctaATGCCATAAACAGTGTGCTAAAAATTAAACTATTATAATTATTCCTGTTAGTAGAACCATCAATTgaagaaatttgtatacacTTTTTTTGTTAGCTAACaggcaaaataataatacaataaataattattaatcatttaaaaatCTTGCTAAGCCTAACAATTAAACTAAACGTGTAGGatggaaaaaattattttttttattttatatataaaatttatttttgatcAGGCTTTAGgtcattttttccaaataaaaatgaaacattgttttatttgtttatttccgatatatttcggtTGCGCAGCGGCAAccgtcttcagggcaactacAATAAAATACAAGAACATTTAACAATTATGTGACAATCAACAAAATCTTTTGTAACATACATTATTTAACACGTCAGCACCGTTTGACGTGGAGTTACGAACTAATTCTTGTCAAGTAAATGTCTGTATATGTGAGCGCAGTTGTCAGTATCAGTCTTAAAGTTAAGTCGTGTGGCGCTCGGTGTATTGATGATATATAGCATCTCCATCGTGAACCTTTTGTTATAGTGCCGCTCTTCATCTAATATTGTCGTCTCTTCGAAATTCGGTGCATGGCCACTCGTTGCACAGTGTGTCATTAGTGCTGTTTTTGGTGTGTCTGTGTAATGCCTCATTTTATAGTCCGATTTGTGTTGGGAAAtcctagtttttaattttgattttgtcgtCCCTATGTATATCTTATTGCACGGTATGTTTCCTTGTCCATTGCATGGGATTTTGTATATCACATTGCTTCTATTAGTCATCtctattttggattttgttttgttgaataCATATTTGAGGGTATTGTCCGGTTTATGTGctatttttattctatctTTGTCATAACAATCCGAATGTGATAGTCTTTCCGATAATTTTGGTACATAAGTGACCGATATATATGTTTTTCATTCTTAGTTTTGTCAATGgtggatttatgttttttaaataatgtcCTGATTACGTTATCCGGAAAATCATTgtcctttaaaatatttattatttccatCTTCGTTTCTTTATGGTATATTTTATCCGAAATGTTCAGCATCCGTTGGATACAGCTCCTTGCTGTATTTATTATCATCGTCTTGGGGTGTTTTGAGTTGAAATTGATGATTCGTCCTGATGCTGTTGGCTTCCTGTaccattttagttttaattcgTTTCCTCGTCTGATGACCAAAGAGTCCAAATACGCCAGTTTTCCATTGTCTTCCAGCTCCATAGTGAATTTTATATTCCTGTCAAATGAATTTAGGGTATCCAGTGTTTTATCGATGTCATCTTGGTgtataattgaaaaaatatcGTCTACATATTTCGTCAATAATCTTGGTGGTCTGGTTAGTTTATCCATTGTGGTGTCCAGAAGATTTTCCATAACGATGTCCGCAATCACAGGTGAGGCCGGAGATCCCATCGGCATTCcttttaattgtataaatgtTTGGTCCTTGTAGGTAAAATATCTATTCTCTTGGA
The Drosophila willistoni isolate 14030-0811.24 unplaced genomic scaffold, UCI_dwil_1.1 Seg863, whole genome shotgun sequence genome window above contains:
- the LOC124462040 gene encoding histone H3 encodes the protein MARTKQTARKSTGGKAPRKQLATKAARKSAPATGGVKKPHRYRPGTVALREIRRYQKSTELLIRKLPFQRLVREIAQDFKTDLRFQSSAVMALQEASEAYLVGLFEDTNLCAIHAKRVTIMPKDIQLARRIRGERA
- the LOC124462041 gene encoding histone H2A; protein product: MSGRGKGGKVKGKAKSRSNRAGLQFPVGRIHRLLRKGNYAERVGAGAPVYLAAVMEYLAAEVLELAGNAARDNKKTRIIPRHLQLAIRNDEELNKLLSGVTIAQGGVLPNIQAVLLPKKTEKKA
- the LOC124462046 gene encoding histone H1-like, which codes for MSDSVAATSASPVAGPTAPATASVDKKVAAKKTSAASSTKAKKSTAPPSHPPTQQMVDASIKNLKERGGSSLLAIKKYISATYKCDAQKLAPFIKRYLKSAVGNGKLIQTKGKGASGSFKLSAAAKKEPKPKVASVEKKSKPKKVTQSAAAKKKAIGSKKITGAGSVDKKPKAKKTAEKKKSEKVKVKDAKKTGTVKSKPVASKSKSSSTKPKAKTVAVSSAKPKKATKKAAAAATVKKPKAKTTASKK